The nucleotide sequence GACCCAGCGGTGCCACCGGCTAACTCCATCGTCATTCCCTCCTCTACGGCCGCGCAGCAGACACGCGAGAATATCGAGCGCGCGCTTCGCATGAACGAAGCCACAAACAACTCTGGCTACGCTACTCTGCAGTCGCTGGGGAAGCAGCGTGAGGTCATTCAGAACAGCCTCAGCACGGTGGATTCGACGCACCAGCATCTTAGCGACTCCCGCCAGGTCATACGCGACATCCGCATGGGAGTATATAAGGAGTGGCTCATCAAGGGATGCGTTATTGCGTTCCTACTGCTGCTGATCGTTGTCATTATTTATTCCAAGTTCATTCGAAAGTAAGAACAAGTGGCCGcacgtgcatgcgtgtgcgtgtgcgcgagCGCGAGCGTGGGTGATCGATGGGTCCGTCAGGTGAGG is from Leishmania braziliensis MHOM/BR/75/M2904 complete genome, chromosome 7 and encodes:
- a CDS encoding putative Qa-SNARE protein, whose amino-acid sequence is MRPGEKVVPDGGNEGKLIEHMKTSVQSSTAATAGLGGVPRSSAVTNMRSGYSSIGSDPAVPPANSIVIPSSTAAQQTRENIERALRMNEATNNSGYATLQSLGKQREVIQNSLSTVDSTHQHLSDSRQVIRDIRMGVYKEWLIKGCVIAFLLLLIVVIIYSKFIRK